A part of Leishmania panamensis strain MHOM/PA/94/PSC-1 chromosome 34 sequence genomic DNA contains:
- a CDS encoding hypothetical protein (TriTrypDB/GeneDB-style sysID: LpmP.34.0130): MSSVLTGVLAYGSSLFTIVALYPYRDFVKSVDVRHLPRATSLGDYCVKRYRGMLGSPSQPMLLAAPHAALYFGYLFAAGGTAGGLLGGFLFGYTKTFVRTVAHRMNGGGSRYNKLEQRGYSGLLDCIVLSAKHYGVLSFFPGALAASAVGILWYGISLAALQQTYSRSFGEDLWTAFRIHALLTFLTAPVRNTVRSSTYRNERSGGVHTLRDYVAAEAAVFREAGGVFRSMAREEGLRFFFNGALRTTFKSSVPFAVTYALFKAIGGSIGLPTNGTYRGVHTGRHFSRRG; this comes from the coding sequence ATGTCTTCCGTGCTCACGGGGGTCTTGGCGTACGGCAGTAGCCTCTTCACCATAGTGGCACTGTACCCCTACCGTGACTTTGTGAAGTCTGTCGATGTGCGTCATTTGCCGCGCGCGACGAGTCTGGGGGACTACTGCGTAAAGCGGTACAGGGGTATGCTTGGGAGCCCCTCACAGCCCATGCTgctcgcagcgccgcatgcAGCGTTGTACTTTGGGTACTTGTTTGCGGCGGGCGGCACCGCCGGTGGCCTACTTGGCGGCTTTTTATTCGGATACACCAAAACGTTTGTGCGGACAGTTGCTCATCGCATGAATGGTGGTGGTTCTCGTTACAACAAGCTAGAGCAGCGAGGGTACTCGGGTTTACTGGACTGCATCGTGCTCAGCGCAAAGCATTATGGCGTGCTCTCATTTTTTCCTGGAGCGCTGGCGGCGTCTGCAGTGGGGATTCTTTGGTACGGTATTTCTcttgcagcactgcagcaaACATACAGCCGGTCTTTCGGCGAAGACCTGTGGACTGCCTTTCGCATCCACGCACTCCTGACCTTTCTCACAGCACCGGTGCGCAACACAGTGCGTTCGTCTACGTACCGAAACGAGCGCTCCGGCGGAGTCCACACACTACGGGATTATGTGGCGGCTGAGGCAGCTGTCTTTCGTGAGGCAGGAGGTGTTTTTCGTTCTATGGCGCGAGAGGAAGgcttgcgcttctttttcAACGGAGCTCTGCGTACCACATTTAAAAGCTCCGTCCCCTTTGCAGTGACGTATGCTCTCTTCAAGGCCATTGGCGGGTCCATCGGGCTCCCCACTAATGGCACCTACCGTGGAGTCCACACTGGGCGTCACTTTTCTCGGCGGGGTTAA
- a CDS encoding hypothetical protein (TriTrypDB/GeneDB-style sysID: LpmP.34.0150), with the protein MTGLDYAAKHGELERLVKRYCEHKKQQARSLHQQLREEVSTNVELRKYIAFLEGKLQAESKNAKQLGRLLDVRKNDIEDTLIDHKRHLDALTAGMESRLRMSERCERVCAELATSLEGRENQHCADVNAFHTSKALLEAGLAASNKTVPTELQYSHDVEDSVTKLRNGVPVRNKFVLVQECDMNLKTSYTKHDTFLERDECAARTNLLDAERDERQSLLSSFFRASATYLNHLLAEQQERDTRLYRAEDLLRLQQMDLTNRMNKEMDLQQDRCVHAEMQQRVLALQCKSVLRIVGDALESLPGLDVEAVMLELESRVQGVLQLPNSHVSNECRTHKSER; encoded by the coding sequence ATGACTGGCCTGGACTACGCTGCAAAACATGGCGAGCTGGAGAGGCTTGTGAAACGGTACTGTGAGCACAAAAAGCAACAAGCGAGATCGCTTCACCAGCAGCTGAGAGAAGAAGTGTCTACCAATGTCGAGCTGAGGAAGTACATTGCCTTTTTGGAAGGCAAACTACAGGCAGAGAGCAAGAATGCTAAGCAACTAGGCCGCTTGCTCGATGTTAGAAAAAACGATATCGAAGATACCTTGATAGATCACAAGCGGCACTTGGACGCACTTACAGCAGGGATGGAGTCACGACTTCGTATGAGTGAGCGGTGCGAGAGGGTCTGTGCCGAGCTTGCGACCAGTCttgaggggagggagaatcAGCACTGCGCAGATGTCAACGCGTTCCATACGAGCAAGGCCCTGCTTGAAGCAGGGCTGGCAGCGTCGAATAAGACTGTGCCGACCGAGCTGCAGTACAGCCACGATGTGGAGGACTCAGTGACTAAACTTCGCAATGGTGTACCGGTCAGGAATAAGTTTGTGCTAGTGCAAGAGTGCGATATGAACCTCAAGACCAGTTACACGAAGCATGATACCTTTTTGGAAAGAGACGAGTGTGCTGCACGCACCAATCTACTCGATGCTGAGCGAGACGAGAGACAGAGTCTCCTGAGCAGCTTTTTTCGCGCAAGTGCAACGTATCTGAATCACCTTCTtgccgagcagcaggagcgcgaCACACGACTTTACCGTGCTGAGGATCTTTTGCGCCTGCAGCAAATGGATCTAACGAATCGCATGAACAAGGAAATGGATTTACAACAGGATCGTTGTGTTCATGCGGAAATGCAACAGAGGGTGCTTGCGCTGCAATGCAAAAGTGTCCTGAGGATCGTTGGTGATGCTCTTGAATCCCTTCCTGGGCTTGATGTGGAAGCGGTTATGTTAGAGCTAGAAAGCAGAGTTCAGGGTGTGCTGCAGTTGCCAAACTCACATGTAAGCAACGAGTGTCGAACGCACAAGTCAGAAAGATGA
- a CDS encoding hypothetical protein (TriTrypDB/GeneDB-style sysID: LpmP.34.0140) — MQRFVPAWTVQASQEGDTPTRFTLPLPSHFINSGDSADDFEPRAFFLEKALPEGTNIGGRTPVFPRCGHSGLFFAREEVVDNLQAAAADLKFSSPFWLRKNHPGLESGYLQLKEGNETIVISLTASIVGFGDVETIEAAKLHPLLRKAIKGDINSAGGLTVSDELPLGMNALTGAVTKNPFVCSLPNRGLWLSQDQLLHHNIKLSRHIKQAVSAFTLVEIDQWELFNADQLQVPGRLGLRQSLNLAPNESVFQPV; from the coding sequence ATGCAGCGCTTTGTTCCTGCATGGACAGTGCAGGCGTCTCAAGAAGGCGATACCCCAACGCGCTTCACACTTCCCCTTCCATCTCATTTTATCAACTCTGGTGATTCGGCCGATGATTTCGAGCCTCGTGCGTTTTTCCTTGAGAAGGCGCTGCCTGAGGGTACAAACATAGGTGGGAGGACACCTGTCTTTCCCCGCTGCGGGCATAGTGGTTTGTTTTTTGCCCGCGAGGAGGTTGTCGATAATCTTcaggctgccgcggcggatCTCAAGTTTTCCTCTCCGTTTTGGCTTCGTAAGAATCACCCAGGCCTAGAATCAGGCTACCTTCAGCTGAAGGAGGGGAACGAGACGATTGTCATCAGCCTCACAGCTAGTATCGTTGGATTTGGTGATGTGGAGACCATTGAGGCGGCTAAATTACACCCATTGCTTCGCAAAGCAATCAAAGGAGACATTAACTCTGCCGGTGGGTTGACAGTTTCAGATGAACTACCACTTGGAATGAATGCACTGACCGGCGCCGTCACAAAAAATCCATTCGTTTGTAGTTTGCCAAATCGAGGACTTTGGCTCTCCCAggatcagctgctgcatcacaaCATCAAGTTGTCGCGGCACATCAAACAGGCTGTTAGTGCTTTTACATTGGTCGAAATTGACCAGTGGGAGCTCTTCAACGCAGATCAGCTTCAGGTTCCGGGAAGATTGGGTCTGCGACAGAGTCTCAATCTGGCACCCAATGAATCCGTTTTTCAACCGGTATGA